The nucleotide sequence CGGGCGTGGGTCACAGAACTGTGAGAGTTGGAAACCCCTGGAGATCATCCAATGTAACCCTCCTgtccaggcagggtcacctcgAGCAGATGACACAGGAAGGCGTCCAGGTAGGTTTTGAATGCTTCCAGATAGAGACTCCACgacttccctgggcagcctgttccagtgctctgcctccctcaacataaagaagttcttcctctgGTTGAGGTGGAACTTCTGGTGCTTTAGTTCATGGCAACTGCTAattgtcctgtcactggacaACACTGATGTATCTGGCACCGTCTTTCTGACATCAACTTCTGAGATATTTACATACATTAATGACATCCCTTCTATCCTCTTTTCACTAGACTAAAAGGGCTCAGCTCCCGCACTCTCTCTTCATGACAGAGATGCTCAAAACCCCTAATCATCTTTGTGACCCTCTAGAGAAAGAAAGGAGCTTCTTTCTCatactgaggagcccagaactgaacacgACTCGCAAGTATGAGCCGGCCCTGGGGAGCGGAGCGGCAGCGGGCGCACACACACAGCGCAGCCCCGCATAGGCAGCCgcacggacagacagacagccgGACGGACGTGCGCACACGCACGCAGCCCCGCAGACAGCCGCACACGTGCGCGCACACACGCCCGCACCCGGGGAAGCGCCGGCTCCAaggccccgctcccgccccccCGCTACAACCCCCCCGGtagcaggagcagggtgaggcCGGGCACCGGCggtcccagctccctccctcacTCACTCACTTTCGTCCTGCCGTTGATTTTGTAGTTGCCCAGCTTTCCATTACAGTGTCGGATGAGATCGTCCATGCTGTTCATGAGGAGCCGAATGGTCTGGCAGCCCGGCTCCTTGCCCTCCACCCAGGTGATCTTGTCGCCGCGAATGTCCTTGGAGGAGTCGCTCTTCTGGCTGACGAGCTGCCCGTCGGTGAAGCGGCCGGTGTGGTGGAGGGCCCGCACTTCCTCGGCCACCAGCCCGCCCAGCTCCTTGCCGAGGAAGTCGTCCACCACACAGATGCCGTGCTTGTTCATGCAGGGCACGATGTACTCCAGCGCCAGCCGCTGCGGCACCAACGACTTGGTCTGCCCGTTGGGGCGCAGCGCGGTCCCACCGGGACCCGCCTGCACGCCGCCCGGGTACAAGTTCGACTTGTCCCGGTACAGTAGCACTGCCTCCCCGGAGGGCGACGGGGACTGGGCTGCGGCCGAAGCCTCCGCCTCACCGCCGGCAGCTGCAGCAGCGGCGGGGACGTGATTGTTAGTCAGCGGGGCGGCCTCGGCGGGGGCCTCCGGGGACGGCGGCGCTGCGCCCTTCCCGACCCCCGCCCGGCTGCCGCTgcccgccgcggccccgccgtgGGCGCGGGGCGGCGAGGGGTGCCCGCCGTGGGGCTCGGTAGCGCCCCCTGCCGCGCCGGCCGCTGCAGCACCGCCGCCGCGGCAAATCAGCTTGTGCTTCTTCCAGTCCTGGCGCTGGTGCTCCTTGCTGCAGTAGAAGGAGCTGCGGCAGCGCCCGCACCGCAGCAGGTTCTCCATCTTCCCGCACAGCTCGCAGTATTGCCGGTCTCgctcgctgctgctgctgctgccgccgctgctgccgctgccgctCTCGCCCTGGCCGCCCTGACCGGCGCCTCCGCCGCTGTCATTCGCCATGGCGCTGGTGGTGCCGCCGCAGCCCCGCTCCGCCGGGTCGTATTATGTAAGAAggcgggcgggagcggcgctAACGCGGGCCCCCGCCCGGCCGCGCGGGGAAGGAGCGCTTACTGCATCATGGCCGCCCGGCTCCGGCTCCGCCGCGGCCCCCTCCGCCTCCGCCGGCCCGCGGCCTCCTCCAGCGCGCGGAGGCCCGCGCCGCCCTCCCTGCGCCGCTAACGTTGCTTAGCGCCGCCTCATCGCCGCCCCACCGGCGGCGGAACGGCCGAGGGGGAGCGGAGCGGCGCGGTGCGGGGCTGCACTCCGCTCCCCGCCGGCCTCTCTGCCCGGTGCAGCACGggccggcgccgccgccgcctctaCCCACCGCGCCTCCGCCGCTCTGCCggggcgaggaggaggaggcgccACTCCAGAGGCCCGCTGTGCACGTACGCCACTTCCAGCCCGCCAGAGCCGCCGGCGCGTCAGGCGGGCGtggccgggcgggcggggccggctCGGAGCCGGCCGCGTCCTCCGCGCCGCTGCGTGAGGGGCTCTGAGGCGCTGCTACAGTCGTGGGCTCACGGACAGGCCGCGGTTCGGAGCGGGTGGCCGCAGTACTCTTGTGGGGATGGCGCCCTTCCCTCCCTATGACGAGTGCGGCCTTCCCGGCAGGGAGAGTGGGGAAATTGCTGCGGGGTGTCACTGTTCTGGGCTGCCGGGGCCGCCCCGTCGTCGCTGGGCAGGTCGCTAATCTGAGGGAGCCCGTGAGCCCAGTAGCGAGCTGCCCGGCTGCCACTGTGGGGTGTGGGCCTGCCGCAGGTGAGGCGGGGGCACCGAGGAGCGGCGGCTGACGTGGAAGCTGGCTGGGCACTGTGACTTGAATGACAGGCAGtgtggcggcggcggcggcacctGGCTACAGTGGAGAGCCAGGTTATTTCACTCCCGTAGGCCCCGAAATACTCCCGCCGGATAGCTGGTGGAGCGGGAGAGACATGTGCTGTCTCCTTCATAAATAACACGTGGCTTGTGTCCCGCCTAATGGAGTGGTAGTGAAGGCCAGAGCTAGGCTgattaagaaatgaaaaagcaggaagaaggaGCCAGTTCATGTAGTTGCCAAAACAAGGCGAGGCTAGGAGTTGGGGCCTGTGCTGTGAAGAACGGATGAACGTGGCAAAGTCCCTGACAGGCAAAAGGAAGCTCTTttggcagagcagtgctgatAAGGGACAAAGGTCTCAGCTCAGTCGCATCCGTTGCCAAAAGCCACATGGGCATCTGGACTCCTCAGAGGTGATGTTTAAGCTTCCACTGATCCAATTAACCGTGCCTTTGCTTACTTGTGGTTTAGTTTAGGAAAGTGGAGTTTCCTGAAGTACAGCCCAACACGGTAGTTGGTGCTTCAGAGCTGTGTGGTGGGGCAGAGCAATCATTCCTCCGTGGCTGGATCTTCTCCTATCCATCTTCTCAGAGAACCATTTGGTGAACAGACAGCAAATAGCTGCTCcgtgggctgggctggtgggacACGATGCATGCCATTGGTCTGCACTGCCTGTAAGTTAAGCAAATCCATTCTAAAGCCCAAGAAGTGTAAAATACATGACCCAATATACAGATCTTGAGGTAGAAAGGTGAAATGAACCCAGAGACTGCCACAGGACTTCACATGACATTGGATAAGTGATTTGTTCCTCTGCCACTGTAGAACAGGAATACTAATG is from Serinus canaria isolate serCan28SL12 chromosome 3, serCan2020, whole genome shotgun sequence and encodes:
- the EGLN1 gene encoding egl nine homolog 1, which codes for MANDSGGGAGQGGQGESGSGSSGGSSSSSERDRQYCELCGKMENLLRCGRCRSSFYCSKEHQRQDWKKHKLICRGGGAAAAGAAGGATEPHGGHPSPPRAHGGAAAGSGSRAGVGKGAAPPSPEAPAEAAPLTNNHVPAAAAAAGGEAEASAAAQSPSPSGEAVLLYRDKSNLYPGGVQAGPGGTALRPNGQTKSLVPQRLALEYIVPCMNKHGICVVDDFLGKELGGLVAEEVRALHHTGRFTDGQLVSQKSDSSKDIRGDKITWVEGKEPGCQTIRLLMNSMDDLIRHCNGKLGNYKINGRTKAMVACYPGNGTGYVLHVDNPNGDGRCVTCIYYLNKDWDAKVSGGILRIFPEGKAQFADIEPKFDRLLFFWSDRRNPHEVQPAFATRYAITVWYFDADERARAKVKYLTGEKGVRVELNKPSDSVGKDVL